The Thermodesulfovibrionales bacterium genomic interval GGACACCAAGAGTTCATGTCTTCTTACAAGCAACAGGTATGCCTGAAAAAGTATTTTTAAAATTAAGAACTTATAAATAAGGAGTAAACTGAATTGTTACCTTAAGGGAACTGGTAAGTAATTAATGTTCCTTTTCAGGAACATCAGACATATCTATTTTATATTCTTTGAGCTTTTTCCAGAGGACCTTTCTGCTTATTCCAAGTCTTCTTGCAGCCTCCTGTTTTTTTCCACCTGTCTCTTTAAGAATGTTCATTATCAGTCTTTTTTCAAACGAAATTATACATTCACGAAGAGTTAAATTTTTTGAGATGCAGTCTTCCTCAAATTTTGTGGACTGAATAAATTCTTCTGGAAGATTTTTTATTTCTACAATTCCGTTTTTTGAAAGAAGGACGGCCCTCTCGATAGCATGTTTCAATTCCCGGACATTTCCCGGATAATTATAAGAAAGAAGAATCTCATATGCAGATGGCGAGATGGATATATCAGGTCTTGAATATTTAATCTTAAAATATTCAAGAAAATGTTCTATAAGATGAGGGATATCCTCTTTCCTTTCCCTCAAGGGAGGTATACAAATTGGAACGACATTGATTCTGTAATAAAGATCTTCCCTGAATCTCCCTTCCCTGATAAGATCCCTGAGGTTTTTACTCGTTGCATAAATGCACCTTACATCTACCCTGATTGTGTCCTTTCCACCCAGCCTTGTAACTGTACTATCTTCGAGAACCCTGAGGAGTTTTGGCTGAAGCTGTAGAGGCATATCCCCGATCTCATCAAAAAAGATAGTGCCACCGTTGGCAAGCTCAAATTTTCCCTTTCTTGTCTCTGATGCACCTGTAAAGGCCCCTCTTTCATGTCCGAAGAGTTCAGATTCAAAAAGTGTCTCTGGTATAGCAGCACAGTTAATCTTTATATAGGGTCCATCTTTTCTGTGGCTCCTGTTATGGATGGCATTGGCAACAAGCTCTTTACCCGTACCACTTTCACCCTGAATGAGAACAGGAACATCAGTAGGTGCTATTGACTCAATCTTATCAAATATCTCTTTCATCTGATGACTCACTCCAATAAGCTTTTCATAGCCTGCTTTTTTAATGGACTCCTTGAGCTGTATTACCTCTTTTTCAAGTTTTCTAAAATTGAAAAATCTTTCTATAACAAGAAGAAGCTCTTCATTAGAAAAGGGCTTTGCAATGTAATCAAAGGCTCCATCTTTTATTGCCTGGACAGCTGTCTTTAT includes:
- a CDS encoding sigma-54 dependent transcriptional regulator, with product MKEKILIIEDDPAMRLGMSHFLSSSGFLVQEAESGDRAIELLKRSYFDLVITDLRLPGMNGMTILKEIKSTYPDTGVIIITAYAEIKTAVQAIKDGAFDYIAKPFSNEELLLVIERFFNFRKLEKEVIQLKESIKKAGYEKLIGVSHQMKEIFDKIESIAPTDVPVLIQGESGTGKELVANAIHNRSHRKDGPYIKINCAAIPETLFESELFGHERGAFTGASETRKGKFELANGGTIFFDEIGDMPLQLQPKLLRVLEDSTVTRLGGKDTIRVDVRCIYATSKNLRDLIREGRFREDLYYRINVVPICIPPLRERKEDIPHLIEHFLEYFKIKYSRPDISISPSAYEILLSYNYPGNVRELKHAIERAVLLSKNGIVEIKNLPEEFIQSTKFEEDCISKNLTLRECIISFEKRLIMNILKETGGKKQEAARRLGISRKVLWKKLKEYKIDMSDVPEKEH